Genomic DNA from Bacteroidota bacterium:
AAATACCAATCCTTAAATTTGTTACATTTTTCTTGGACAATCTGAATCTGAGGTATTCTAGACTCAGCCTTATCTTTGTCAATATCTAAAACAATCCAAACTTCATCACCTTCAATAAAATCGTATTTAGGGTTAGAATTCTCATCAGATTTAATTATACATTTCTCCGCAATATTCAATAATCCTAAAGGAGAATTATCTTCGTGAGGATGAAGTTCATATACTTCAATATTTATTCTTGAGTCTATTTCTTTAAAATACTCAAAATAATCAAGTTCTCTTTTAGCACCTTCGCAAAAGATATAGATACTTTTTGCTTCTCTATTCGCTGGAACTCTTTCGAAAAGTCTGTCAGTTAGTATCATAATTGTGCCAGTTTAAGTCTTGTAAATTGCCCAAGAACGGTATTGAGCCATACCTTCCATCAAGATAACCTTTTTGAATATCTATAGTTTTATGTTCTTTAAAATCATTCAATGAGTATAAGTCAGTTGAGCCACTTTTATCTTTTTCTGCAAACCAAATTTCATCTTGTCTGAATATTTTTTGGTCTAATAAATTTGATTCATGTGTTGAAAAAATCAATTGACCTTTTGTATTTGGGTCTAACGAAAATTTTTGAACTAATTCTTTAATTAGGAGAGGGTGGATACTTCTTTCAATTTCATCAATAATGTAAACTTGTTGATTAGAAATAATACTATTAAATGCAGGTGCAAAATCTAAAAGTCTTATAGTTCCATCAGATTCTTCATCCAAATTAAAAAGTACTTTTTTGTCTCTTTTGCCAATATGTCCAATTTTTAAAATTTTAACCCAAACTTTACCATCTTCTTTAACGACAATCAGTTCGTCCCCTTTATTACTTCTTA
This window encodes:
- a CDS encoding RloB family protein — encoded protein: MILTDRLFERVPANREAKSIYIFCEGAKRELDYFEYFKEIDSRINIEVYELHPHEDNSPLGLLNIAEKCIIKSDENSNPKYDFIEGDEVWIVLDIDKDKAESRIPQIQIVQEKCNKFKDWYLTKSNPCFEVWLYYHSHSEKPIFDKSEICTEWKQLVNNTIAGGFDSRKHPIYIEMASANASKNFQLDNREPNIGSTEVYNLANTIIPLVKSKLEKVLKVIEE